The window TCCCAGTCTGCTTTGATAATATTGAACAAAAGCTGAATATTTatcaatgaaacaaaatgattgTTCAGCACCAGGGGTGTCCAATATGACATAGAgaatttcttgctgcttttcttacagaaattaatttctattctGAAAAACTTTAGTCCTATTGTTCATTTGTTTAATCAGTTTCCtgataaagcattttaaatacttattaTGCATGGGATGGCTctatttattcagaaaatgtaaaatgaaaagtttggaAGTCTATATATATAACAAGATTGagtctcaaaggaaaaaaggtaggGGATGggactcagatttttttttttttagggtcaCTTCAGAATATCACaacacatttcctttctctcaaaCCAGCcttttacagcatttatttccctttaacCACAGTACACATTGTTTCTCTGTGCGTGACATGTTATTACTTTATCAGATCAGACCTGCAATACAGTTTTAAGACAATTTTACTTTAAGGTTATTTGGCAAATCTAATGATGGGCTGCATGCAAACAGATCAGGCAGAACTTCTGTCAGAGGTTTGGTGTGTTCTTAGCGAGGTGactttttgtgtttgcattcTGTTCCAGCATGGAATGCAGTGGGGAATGCTGGCTTATTTTGAACTGTGATTTGAGGGTGGACACACCAGACTCATTTATGGCAACTGTGAAAGTGGTGAACAttcaaaaacttaaaattttagaggaattaaactttgtttttctattcCTGCTAAGCAAGGAAGTGCTTATGGTATTTCTtcaaattctgtgttttttccccaatgaaCGCTTTTGATTTACTTCAGTTGCGAGGGAATACTGCAAATTCCCCTTACAGATCAGCCTACTGTTGACTTCCCTGTGTTATGATTAGGTAGGCTAAAGCAACTTTGCGTTCAGTAGAACATTGCCTTTGACCATTGAAATGTTACTGATTCCATCTATCTAAATATCAGCATTAGCAACCCAACAAAGAACATTCTTTTAACTAAGAACAACCATATACCTGGctgcacagagaaagaagagcaaataTGTTTGTTCCTCCAAAGGTTGCTTTTTTGGCATGTGGAATGAATTCTGGAGCACTGTAAGCATAAGCATTTCATTTCCTATTAAATGAAGTTGACTATCTCTTTTCACAGGCACTGTCCGGCTTTAGACAGATCCATGTTATTGACATGGATACTATAGATGTTTCTAATCTTAACCGACAGTTTCTTTTTCGGTAAGTGATACTTTCACGATTcggcttttgtttttgttaaatgtaCCTAAACAAAATATATGAATATGATCATTATTTTGGTTGAACAAGATGTCATTAAAGATTACTGAACTTTCATATCACAACAGTACTCATAATTAACTAAATGTTGCGTGTGATTCCTTCTTGTTTTGACATCTGTGGTGTCATAGTTTGAGTGTGAAGAAAGCTAACATACATTCCTTACCATTCAAATACAGCTAATGACTAATGGAAAAGGTGACACCAAAGAATAATGCACACAGATCGAGATATCAATGTTTCTGGTACCCATTTCTtccaagcaaaatgaaaaattgttggattttttttggtgctgtTAACTGTAGTTACATGGACATATTTAGATAACTCTGGGGCTCTCATGTCTGATGCTTTACAGGGATGGCTTAATATTATCCATATCAATAAATTGTCCTGCAGTAACAGTTAGTCACTTAATTCAGTATTGCAATGCATAGAGTCTGGAAAGAGTGAATCTACTAAAATAACACATTTGAaattgcttggtttttttcccagaccGAAGGATGTCGGGCGACCAAAAGCAGAAGTTGCAGCAGAATTCCTAAACAGCCGCATTCCCAACTGTGCTGTCGTAGCGTATCCTTCTATAGAGAAGTAGTAGCCCCAAAGGCTTCAAAAAACCTAGAGAACTCCGTAGGTGGTAGGACTATCTGAAGTATTTTGCTGCCATCCTCTCTTTTTCATACAATAAAGAACAGATTCATTCAGCTGGTGATGGAGAATTCTTTCTTGGTGGCGTTAGCATACAGGAAATATGCATGGAGAAAGAAGGCTAAGctttaagaaactgttttgtGTGTTTCCACTGAGTCTTTTTATTCTATGCAGTATTCTAATTTTCACTGAGATAGTAGAATTACAGCTTTATTCACCAGAGTATGTACTGGTAGGAGACGTTAGTTTAGAAACATAGAGCAGCACTTACTGATACAGGACTTTGTAAGAGCGTGTTTTGAGCTTCCTAAATAATTTGCCTGATGAGCTTTCTCCTGTGTGTGACTATTACATTGTGCCCCTTACTTGTTTTGTCAGATGCTACAGCTTCAGCTGTGGGAATTTTGAATCTTTCaatcacttcattttttaaaaaagtgtcaTACAAAGTTATAGTAATAACTTAGCTAATGTTTTTGCTTTATGTTAGCAAATAGAAAACATTAAACTTAACtactttataaatatattcCTTTACTGGGCTTacattcagatattttaaaaagattcaaGACATGGATGAAAGCTTCTATCGACGTAAGTGGTACTTGCTTGCCTGCCAGACACCCACTGGTGCTTTAGGGGCACATTGCAGTTGttgctgcttgctgcttttcctgctagTTAGATTGCTAATTATTTTAGTCTTCTACAGTATACTGGAGGTAGAAGTAACAAATAGACAAAACTTAAATGCATCTGTCATATAAGTAATCTAGGGGAGATAGTTAAACTGCATTCAGTTCCTCTGGACTGTTACAGACAGAATACTTTGCTTGTCTTAAGAAGTATGCATTAGTATAGACTTTAAATAacgtttttttccccctagagTTTCATATTATTGTTTGTGGGCTGGACTCTATAATTGCAAGAAGATGGATAAATGGCATGCTGGTAAAGTCTTCAATCTTTTTAAAGCCTGGTTATTGCTTGAGTATAGATAACTAAAATTGAACAGATTTGTGTAGAATGTGTCATTCAAATGAAATGAGTGCTGTTGAAACTCACAGCTTTCTGtatctatttctgttttcttttcttttttctttttgtgaacaGGATAAAATGCATGCTCTCTTACCCGCCTTTTTCTTGAGGAGTGTTAGCCAACATTTGTGCAGTGCCCTGCAGGGGTAATTTCAAAGTTAGGTTACATTGTTTGTGGCCTTGTGCAGtcagcttttgaaaattgtaAGAAGGGAAgttccacagcctctctgggtgcTCCCATAGTGAACGTTTGTTTTCATTAGCCAAACAATACTTACCATGCTGCAACTTGTAAATGATGTCTTTTGGAGCCCTGCTGCTACAAAGTAATAGGAAGGTGGTCGTTGAACTAGGCAGTTTTATAATTGTGactttgtttataaaataatgaCCTTGCATATTtaccagtatttaaaaaataacccccaaaacaacaaaccaagaatcaaacccccaaatccttcaAACCAATGAACCATTTGTTCTGGTATACTGTAAGGAAATAATAGCATTTATCAGGGGGgtaaggggaggaggaggtggagggtgAAGGTAGTAGGTGAAGTCCTGTGCGCTGACAAATAAGTAGTGTTTTATACACTATGTACCCTTAAAGTAAACTGTATATTAAGCATTCAGTCTTGTGGTGTACcattaagaataaaatttttaggattttttttcttcctgcaaattgtttaaaaaaaaaaaacaaccaacaaaaaaccccaaaaaccaacaactcCCCCACCTTTATTCGTTAGATGTCATTCTTACATTATGAAGATGGTGTACTGGATCCGAGTTCCATCATACCTTTAATAGATGGAGGGACAGAaggttttaaaggaaatgttcGTGTGATTATTCCTGGTATGACAGCATGTGTTGAATGCACGCTTGAGCTTTATCCACCACAGGTAATTACAACCAgtgatatttcctttttttgtattcctctgatttgcttgtttcttttcctaggACTATATGTAATGTGTTACAtgctttcttctggttttcttcctctgcccacaCCAGGTCAATTTTCCCATGTGTACTATTGCATCTATGCCCAGACTACCAGAGCATTGTATTGAGTATGTCAGGATATTGCAGTGGCCAAAGGAGCAACCTTTTGGAGGTAATTAGTATATTGCACTGGTGCTAAACTGACATTTCTCCTTTTAACTAATTTGTTTTGAGTGAGGTATATACAGctacttttaataaaacaatcCTAGCTTTAAACCTTACGTGGCTCATTGTCGTATTGAATCTAAGCCTCCTCTGAGCTGGTGATGGACTGACTCTTCTCAGACTCGCTGTCCAGGAGCTGGTGATGGACTGACTCTTCTCAGACTCGCTCTCCAGTTCCATATTTGttcatgtgtttctctctcACACTGCACAATGTCTTTCCTGACTCAAAACATAACCTGTAACAGCTCTATAAATCCGTGAAGTTAAGATAGTTTGTATGTAGAATGTGTTAGAACTTGCGATGTTTGTAGAAATGATATTTTGACTATTTAAAGTGTCAGGTTTTAATAGCTTAATGGAGTATTCGTTTTAacccaaattaaaacaaagggatttttttagacaaaaagaatgctgtatttctgaagaactCTCATAACTGTAACTTATCTGTAAATTCTTAACTTTGCTGTAGAAGGTGTTGCGTTGGATGGAGATGACCCTGAACATATACAGTGGATTTACCAGAAGTCTTTAGAAAGAGCATCACAATTTAATATTAAAGGTGTTACATACAGACTCACCCAAGGTAAGGGTATGGCATTTCACTAAGTTTGTGGTATTTGCAGTTAGGCTGGATTGGCATTCTTTGTATTTGTTATTACTAatctggcagctctgctgagaaagaaatagtccttttctcccttaacatcttaaaacagaaacaagcagCTTGTTTCCTGTGccagcacaaatatttttatgatgaaTCAGATGTTTAGGCATTCATGATGAATAAGAGGAACTTATCTGGGACAAAACTGAACAttctttttgccattttatttttaacctggagCAGCTCCACAGTTTACATTACACTGTGACCGCTTTTGCTGGGTCAGAGAGTAGAAACAAAAGAACGTGATTGCCTCTTTCAGCAACAGCAACACTTTATCCCAGTTTAGGCTGGTTAAGACTATAGCATCTGTTCTTTACTGCTGCATATGCCTCTGTTCATGTGGAAGCGCAGAATGCTGCCACGCAtttaatcagcattttaaacACTAACCAAATAGAAAAGAAGTGGAGAATCTCATACAGAATCTCCAGAATTTGTGGTAACTTCTATCTATTTGTTGACTTGTAGTACTGagaatgcatttgaaatgctgGGCTTGAAACACCACACTTTTGAACCTCACTGTGTGCCTCTGTCAAAAAAGGGTGAACTGATTCCTTGTGTACCTTTCTCAGATTCCACCTAGTGTATTGCAGATAGTCTTTGCTGCAGTTTATACTGGCTTCTCTAGTAGTATTTTTTTGGTACAGATAAATGTGAACTCCAGTTATGAAATATAATTATGTACATGCAAATGGCAGCACAGTTTTCAGCATTTGAAGATGGATGGGTTCATTATAAAGTACATAgcagaaagaaggcaaagataaaagttttattcatgttttctcAGATATGAAGGGATACAAGTCAATAATGAGAAGCCAGAGGAACTTCAGACTACTTAGGAATTTGCTGTCTTTTTGGCAGGCCTGAAAAAAGAGTGAACCTCCTTGTTCCTGATGTGCAAACTTGTATGCATAGGAAATCTTGCCATGTGTTGATGTATGTACTATGCTGTTTGACTGGATGGGCTCACTAAGAAGAGCTGGACGAAGATGCCAATACAGTTTGGCAAACCTGTTCTTGCAGAAGGAATACCAAAACCAAATACCTTTCCCTTATGCATTTCTCCAGTTAAACAGGAATAGAACtgagttttaaattaattttcagttctaAATACAGAATAGTTTTTAGAATTAGTTCACTAGTTCTCTTTGTGTGATACCTTCTTTTTCTCAACATGCTTGATATattccaaaaattaaaaaaatgccaaagtACTTGAGCAGCATGCCATCATACCTTATTGTTAACAGAAATTCCTGGAAATTTTAAAGTACCTTTGGGTACACCCTTCTGTAATTATTCTGGCTAAAAGTCGTCTCTCAGTATAGTTTCTTGGAAAAGACAAAgctgtatgttttgtttttacagggGTGGTTAAACGAATTATTCCAGCAGTAGCTTCTACAAATGCAGTAATTGCAGGTATGCTAAAAGGACtcatttcacttctgctttacATACTTGAGAGTTTTGTAAGGCAACAGTTTGGAATAGAGAACTTGGGGAGGATAGTTCTTAAATGGGTCTGATTTATTCTTACagtctcatttctgttttccatagAGAAACTGCATGTGACTGTAAAAATTTTAAGCTCATGTATGACTGTGGGAGTGAGCAAAAGCATTtgagactggggaaaaaaaataattggaaaacaTGGTATATAAGCTTAAGGTAGTCTCAGCATAGTGCCAAATCTATGGTGTTAATGCATAGAACTACCAGCTACCTTCAGATGTTTATTCTTCTCTTTACAAATTGTTATACTTGATTTTTTGGGTCACTTCTTCTTTAGTACAACACTGTGCACTAATGTCTGCATGTTCTGAGATAGAGCTAGAAagtgaagaaattgtttttatttctcattccagctgtttgtgctgctgaagtttttaaaatagccacaaggtatttcatttcttattaaTAACATACATGATTTCCAACATAATGACATGTATTAACACTAACATATTTGTCATTATAGTGCATACATTCCTCTTAACAACTACTTGGTGTTTAATGATGCGGATGGattatacacatacacatttgAAGCTGAAAGAAAGGTTAGTGCCATTAAAGGCTCGCAGGGTTgtttccttgatttttattgAACCTTACGCagtttttgtgtatttctgaaaCCCAATATTGAACCTCTTGGCCCCGGCACTGGATaataatatttctgaagttttaaaaacgGAAACAACAATGTTACTAGTCTGCTACTTCTCCAGAGTATTGTTTTTAGCatgtaggaatttttttttttttttttaaacttctgtagTTTTGGGGTCTAACAGTGATGACAGTGGTGGTCTGTCCATGTAGAGTAGCAGGACTGTTTACCTCCAGATCAACAGATGTTTTATTTGATGTCCTGGTAATGAAACCTTTTCTTCTACTCATCAGTTTACCAAAAACTATTGCATAGTATATGTAATGGCATATTTAATTGTTGCCTGTTTAGCCAAGGTTTCTTAATATATGGAAAAGTAGCTTCTGGTATAGGGAGGTTCTTCAGACAGCTATTTCTGTGGTGTCTGCTGGTGCAACACTGGTATCTCAACTGTTTCTGCTATGCTACCTGCAGAGGAAAACAGTACTTGACTTTTTTCAAAGTGAATACTGAAGATTTCCCCTGTAATACAGGAAACATGGTTTACAAAATAGGATACGCAATCTTAAGAAGACTCATAAGCAAATCTTCTCAAAAAGAGATTATGACAACAATTGATTTGAAAGTTTGTAGTATTAAACTTTATATCAGATGAAATTTCTAGTTTGTAAATACTTAGCTGCTGTTGGGAGCCAGTTGAACAGTGACAGACTTCACGAGGAATTGGgttttgttattaatatttgcAACGGTATTAATATTTCTAGAgctaaaactttaaaaaaaatcaaacacaaataGTTTTGAGACTTTATTaggtgcatttttaaaatcatatttaacGTAACGTGCATTCTTGTGCTACTTTGTTATAGGAGAACTGTCCAGCCTGCAGCCAACTTCCCCAAAACATAGAGATTTCCCCATCAGCTAAATTACAGGAGATCTTGGATTACTTAACAAATAATGCTTCATTGTAAGTGTGCAACTATTCTGACTTATTTGATAATTTTTGGTAGTTTAGTGTTTCAGAAAGGtaatttctaaatgtatttttacctgattgtctgttttctttaaaaaatgttttttatatagGCAAATGAAATCTCCTGCAATCACAGCAACTATGTATGGgggaaataaaacactttatttACAGGTAATTTGAACATACGTAATTGTCTTTAATaatcttaatttatttaaatttactttcctgaatttgaaaggaaatgttttggctttttttttcttttttttgcagacaGTAGCTTCAATTGAAGAGCGGACAAGGCCAAATCTTTCCAAGACACTAAAAGGTATCATGCACTTGTCGTGTAGATTTCCAAGATATTCCTCTAAACAGAGTGTCAATCAGTTTCATCTCTCTGTATGGCATGTTTGGCTTTATTTTGCACTATGCAGTAGAATGTGCTTCATTATCCTTATATGTGTAACACACCTTTCTCAGGTTGCTCAAGGATGAGCTTTGAATTGCTGAAACATGAAGTGTGggcagatgcagagaaaaacattgcGACAAAGCAAGCTCATAACTGATGTAAATTAAACATACTTCAGTAgtgttttatatatttcttgACAAGGTCTGTTAGTTTCCTGGTTGAATTAGTTGAATATTAGTTTAGCTAGTGAGCTGtttgcagctttattttatCGTATTTATGGTTTGTGGGAATGGCATtcataacttttttatttttttttatttttattttttttagaaaagacaAACCACATGGGTTTGCTGtacttaaaacttttctttctgtttcagaattgGGGCTTGTGGATGGCCAGGA of the Ciconia boyciana chromosome 11, ASM3463844v1, whole genome shotgun sequence genome contains:
- the UBA3 gene encoding NEDD8-activating enzyme E1 catalytic subunit isoform X1, which codes for MGLQPWRRSGKAPPIDAPWGIVGSRGKYGGWEKKRRRLEELLADGMAVDGGCGDTGDWEGRWNHVKKFLERSGPFTHPDFEPGTQALEFLLSTCKVLVIGAGGLGCELLKNLALSGFRQIHVIDMDTIDVSNLNRQFLFRPKDVGRPKAEVAAEFLNSRIPNCAVVAYFKKIQDMDESFYRQFHIIVCGLDSIIARRWINGMLMSFLHYEDGVLDPSSIIPLIDGGTEGFKGNVRVIIPGMTACVECTLELYPPQVNFPMCTIASMPRLPEHCIEYVRILQWPKEQPFGEGVALDGDDPEHIQWIYQKSLERASQFNIKGVTYRLTQGVVKRIIPAVASTNAVIAAVCAAEVFKIATSAYIPLNNYLVFNDADGLYTYTFEAERKENCPACSQLPQNIEISPSAKLQEILDYLTNNASLQMKSPAITATMYGGNKTLYLQTVASIEERTRPNLSKTLKELGLVDGQELAVADITTPQTMLFKLHFTT
- the UBA3 gene encoding NEDD8-activating enzyme E1 catalytic subunit isoform X2, which produces MADGEEPEKKRRRLEELLADGMAVDGGCGDTGDWEGRWNHVKKFLERSGPFTHPDFEPGTQALEFLLSTCKVLVIGAGGLGCELLKNLALSGFRQIHVIDMDTIDVSNLNRQFLFRPKDVGRPKAEVAAEFLNSRIPNCAVVAYFKKIQDMDESFYRQFHIIVCGLDSIIARRWINGMLMSFLHYEDGVLDPSSIIPLIDGGTEGFKGNVRVIIPGMTACVECTLELYPPQVNFPMCTIASMPRLPEHCIEYVRILQWPKEQPFGEGVALDGDDPEHIQWIYQKSLERASQFNIKGVTYRLTQGVVKRIIPAVASTNAVIAAVCAAEVFKIATSAYIPLNNYLVFNDADGLYTYTFEAERKENCPACSQLPQNIEISPSAKLQEILDYLTNNASLQMKSPAITATMYGGNKTLYLQTVASIEERTRPNLSKTLKELGLVDGQELAVADITTPQTMLFKLHFTT
- the UBA3 gene encoding NEDD8-activating enzyme E1 catalytic subunit isoform X4, which translates into the protein MAVDGGCGDTGDWEGRWNHVKKFLERSGPFTHPDFEPGTQALEFLLSTCKVLVIGAGGLGCELLKNLALSGFRQIHVIDMDTIDVSNLNRQFLFRPKDVGRPKAEVAAEFLNSRIPNCAVVAYFKKIQDMDESFYRQFHIIVCGLDSIIARRWINGMLMSFLHYEDGVLDPSSIIPLIDGGTEGFKGNVRVIIPGMTACVECTLELYPPQVNFPMCTIASMPRLPEHCIEYVRILQWPKEQPFGEGVALDGDDPEHIQWIYQKSLERASQFNIKGVTYRLTQGVVKRIIPAVASTNAVIAAVCAAEVFKIATSAYIPLNNYLVFNDADGLYTYTFEAERKENCPACSQLPQNIEISPSAKLQEILDYLTNNASLQMKSPAITATMYGGNKTLYLQTVASIEERTRPNLSKTLKELGLVDGQELAVADITTPQTMLFKLHFTT
- the UBA3 gene encoding NEDD8-activating enzyme E1 catalytic subunit isoform X3; this encodes MADGEEPMAVDGGCGDTGDWEGRWNHVKKFLERSGPFTHPDFEPGTQALEFLLSTCKVLVIGAGGLGCELLKNLALSGFRQIHVIDMDTIDVSNLNRQFLFRPKDVGRPKAEVAAEFLNSRIPNCAVVAYFKKIQDMDESFYRQFHIIVCGLDSIIARRWINGMLMSFLHYEDGVLDPSSIIPLIDGGTEGFKGNVRVIIPGMTACVECTLELYPPQVNFPMCTIASMPRLPEHCIEYVRILQWPKEQPFGEGVALDGDDPEHIQWIYQKSLERASQFNIKGVTYRLTQGVVKRIIPAVASTNAVIAAVCAAEVFKIATSAYIPLNNYLVFNDADGLYTYTFEAERKENCPACSQLPQNIEISPSAKLQEILDYLTNNASLQMKSPAITATMYGGNKTLYLQTVASIEERTRPNLSKTLKELGLVDGQELAVADITTPQTMLFKLHFTT